The following is a genomic window from Dioscorea cayenensis subsp. rotundata cultivar TDr96_F1 chromosome 10, TDr96_F1_v2_PseudoChromosome.rev07_lg8_w22 25.fasta, whole genome shotgun sequence.
TTCTTTCCTTACTGTGGAATTGATTCTATATACTCAGACATTTTTTGTCTTGATAATGTACAATACCACTTGGAGGCTTCTTTACATGCTCAGATTATATTTTCAGCCAGAACCAACAAAACTTGTTTCGCATAAGATGAGGAAATATTCAAACATTTCATACTAAGAGCTACTAACCTTGTTACTGTGGAAGGAAGGtatttataaattaagaaaGACAGGATATACTCTTAAGCCATTTTCTAAATAAACCAGCAATAGGAACCAGCATTGCcctaaagaaatatatattgaCAGTCATGTTAAGTAAGGAGACATACTGTGTTGACACGGAAGCACCCGAAGTTTCTCCCCCGGATTGTAGTCTTCCAGGCAGATAGCACAAGTTCTTGAGGTGCAATTATCTTCCAAAACTGTTGTAAATACCACAATGGGCATTGCTTTTACCAATTGCCTGCTCATGCCATGGAACTCTTGAATGCGAGAAGCTCTACGCCGGTCACGTCTAATTTGCTGTCTCCTCACAAAGAAACATGTAGCCAGCACCACAAGAAAAGCAAGCAGCAATATGAAAGAAATCGCCATGACTGACCATGCAGAGCTCTCAACAGATGGGATAAGCCATACTGTCAACTCTCTCCGATGCGCATATTTCTTCAATATCTCTCCCGAGACTCTGGACACAAATACGGCATGTATGTTGATGCCTTCTGGATTTCCTGCCACTGGATCACATAATAGTTTACTGCATGCATTGGCATTATGGTAGATGTTGTGCATGATATTAAGAATACAAGAGGCAAGGTTTGGttagttttaaaattgaaaGAATGAACTTTAGCCTATAACAATAAGCATAGATACCTATTAACATCAATAACAAATCAACAAGACAAGCAAAATGCTTCAATGgtgattataaacaaaataaaagactaAATTGCAATGAAAAAACAGAAATTTAAGAAGGATTGGCTTTGATTCACATACTTGAAAGCAAGGCACCTCTGTATTCATTATCATATACAATAGCAGCTTTGAATCCAGCCTCTTGTGCCCTCCTAACTTTTTCATCAAATGTGCATCCCCCTCTAACAATCAACACAAATGAAGATTCTGAACCTTCGATCGCTCTGCTTCTTAATAAAGAACATCCATTCCGCGGCTCAGCAAGATACAAAACCCCATTTTCACCTGATTCTTTTATTTCCGGAGCTAAAAAGACGTCAAAAAAGCAACCGAATTAATTCAGATTACTAAAAAGtgctacaaaatcaacaaatcatcttgcaaaaccaagaaaaattttatttttctttaaaaaacacaagatttgaacTAAATAAAATAGAGATTGCTAAAAAGAGTTGCAGATCTTACTGAAATTAGCATCAGCATCATCAAAGCTCTTCTCCACGTTCTTTCCGATCAAGATCACTCTCCCCCTCGCCAACTCCACAAGCAAATGACTCAAAACAATTACAAACAACAAAGAACTCCCACTCAATCGAAACTTTCCCAAAGCCATCTCCAAAACAAAGACCGAATCACTCTAAGCTACGCCGATTCATTCAAATCCAAACCCTAGGATTAAAAAACagcggaaaaaaaaaatcaaatgctaTCGAACAGATGAGAACACCAGCGAGCTACGGAGATTAAGACATCGGATTCCATGAGCAGAGTTCTGGAGCTACGATGGCGGTGGAGAAAGCCGAGAGGAGGATCGAGAGAGCAAGAAGAAGAGGACGAGATCGAAGTCTCTCCAATGCTTGATCTTATCTCGATCCCTCTCCGCCCTAAAAagtgtttttatataattatttttttatttaaaaaggatttgtttacttatttttcccctgtactttttgtttatttaaactTTAAGGGGTTTTTATCGCTCATCTTCATATAATGGACAGGTATTTTTAAATATCGGTTTTTGCATGGGTTTTAGTGAAACATTAATGTCTAGAATGATTCTTCAAAGTATTACTACAATGCCattttattttggtgattagttttaatttaatttaatttaatttttttaattattattattatgaagcTGTTTTACTTTATGAATCAgttgttaattttattattatttttaaataatttaaatggttttgtttgatttaagaTATTGGATAAAGTGTAAAGAGatttctttatattatatttttttatttcattaaaaagtaTTGTCATTTCTAATTTCTATTTTTGACTTTCTGATAATATTTAAGCATTTATTTAGCTAAAGTAATAAAGttaaaaagattaataatataattatttatgatatgATATAAAAGCTTTTGAATTCGAAAGCTTTTTAGAAATGAGTATAAGCGATGTATGTCATCTGAAAACGATTTTTTGAGtggaaatgtttttaaaaaataaatatagcgAGTAAAGGATAGTATATGCTAAGCTTTCGTAGCATATTTTAGCAGTAAGCGATaaagtattttgaaaaaatactCTAACGGATCCTTATCTCAGATAAGCATAAGCGCTTTGATCTGATCGGATCTCTACATGCCTCTTAAAAAGTGATACTCGAAAAATGCCATTGTTTTTTTTGAGAGAAATATTCTCAAATTCCTCATTCaatccctatatatatatatatttatataattaaaaagttaaattgaataatctcaCAAGATCCGCATGCATCCCTAATGGAACAAGTCAATCAAGCATAAAACCCACTTCCGGAAAAACCCAATTTCCGTAACTCATTTTCCATTTCCACTTCCACTTCCTTTTCCTCCCCGATATACAACCTCCAATTCGatctccatctctttctctctcgccCGATCGCTGCGAAGATTGGGGAACAACGAACCCCTTGGTCTTGATGCCATGAATCCGGGTTGGAAACCCTAGAGATCGTTCTCAGTCATGGCGTCGTCGTCGTCCTCCATCAACGCCCAGTCACCGAGTCTCAAGACCTACTTCAAGACCCCTGAGGGTCGGTACAAGCTCAGTACGAGAAGTCCCACCCTGCTGGCCTGCTCCACTACTCCCATGGCAAGGTCGTCTCGCAGGTGCATCCCAATCTCTTATTGGTTTTCGTTTTTGGATCAATTTGATGGGGTTTTGGATGATTTGATTCAGTTGACGATTGCTTATTTGAGAGAGAAGCCGGTGGCGCAGCCGACATCGACGCCGACGACCCCGAGTTCTGGTGGTGGGGTGAGGTCGGCGGCGGCGAGGTTTCTTGGGACTGGGAATGGGAGCCGCGCGTTGAGCTTCGTTGGGGGAATGGTGTGAGCCGGGGGCGTCGGGGAGCGCGAGGGATCGGGGGTCGATCGGGGCGTCAACGGGATCCAGTAGTTCGCCGGCGTTGTCTAACTATGATGGGAAAGGTGCTTACTTGATTTTTAATGCGGGAGACACACTATTCATCAGTGATCTTTATTCACAAGACAAGGTTTTCTCTCGCTTCCCTTGAACTGTTGTTCTCGTCTGCTGCTtttgatgataattttatagGGTTTGAGCTGTGGTTTCATCATAGGATCCAATAAAATCCATTCATTTCGGCAATTCAAACCCTGTCTGCCATGCCTTTGATGCCGATTCCAAGGATGGGCATGATTTGCTCATTGGATTGCACTCCGGTGACAGTGAGTTGTTCTTTATCTTTACTTGTTGATTTGTTAAATTTGTTGATATTCATTGAATTTCATTAGTTTCGCTGATTGAATTGCTATTGTGATAGTCTACTCAGTGTCATTGAGACAACAGTTGCAGGATCCTGGGAAGAAGCTTGTCGGAGCTCATCATTATAACAAAGATGGCATAGTAAACAATAGGTATGCTCTTCATCTTTTTATCTATTCACAAAAAGCTATTAATGGTTTTGTAAAAATTGCGAACTGTTTGTTTGTTAATAACATTTATCATGTTCAACGTTTCAGTTTAttaagttctttttcttttctgcaCGCATCCTCATCTTCTGCTTGCTGGTTTGTTGAATGTTGTGATTATGGATAAGTTAATGTTATTAGCATCTTTTCTGCATTCCAGTGGCAAATCACCATTATTAACGACTTGGCCCTTTAGATGCTGTACATTTATGTGCTTATATCTTGAGAATCTTTTTAGCATGTGGCATGTGCTATCCGACTTTAATGTGAGCCCTGTATCTGACTTTAGTTCTAAGGCATTGCAAATTGAGGTTCACATGCTGTAGAATCTGAATAACTTTTTGCAAGGCGTGATTCTAAACCTCATAATATTGAGCttgtttgtaaaattaaaaattaaaaaaaaaaaaaatggcaaatgATTATATGAACTATTGCTCTTTCACTCTTTCTTTTATCATGTCTGGAAGATAACTGTACACAAAATGTGATAAagacataaaacaaaattatttgggATTTTATTTTCAGGGTTCATGTTTTCAATTTACTTATCTACTTATTTATTAATGGATGTGTTTCTTTGTCTTGTGCAGTCGATGCACTTGCATATCATGGATACCAGAAGGTGATGGCGCATTTGTTGTGTACGGCACATTTGTTGTTAGCCATGCGGATGGAAACATTTATGTGTATGAAAAAGTAGGCTGATTTACATGTAGAAATTTCTTGATctcatttcatttgttttttttgtatttttacccATGGTTCTACTTTACGTGTCCAGAACAAGGATGGAACTGCTGATTGTTCCTTTCCTGTAATTAAAGATCAATCACAATTCATGGTGGCACATGCAAAGTCTAGTAAGGTATCTGTTTGAATTTACGCATATTATGGAGTTGTCTTCTCTTTGTTATGCATATCATTCTTGAGCTTCTGTATTCATGGTGAAGTAGAGTCCTTCCTGGAGATATAGGTTGTTGAAAGTTAAATTTTATAGAGGAGCACAGTGATAGTGTTTGTTCTAGTGCTTCTTATCAACTAGTCATGTTTTGAAAGTtttctctcttttaattttgCTCTCTGCTGTTCTTAGATTTTAGTTAAGTGCATATTAAAGGTTATTTTGTATACTCCAAATTATTCCCTACCTTCTGCAAGATAGGGATTTGAAATACAAGGTTTGCTTGAATTTTGATGGGAAATATTGTGTAGAGTTTGTAACTTTTAACAACTTGCAGAGTAACCCCATTGCCAGATGGCACATATGTCAAGGTTCAATCAATAGTATTTCTTTCTCGGCAGATGGAGCATTTTTGGCCACTGTTGGTAGAGATGGTATGTTTTCAgtattttaattatcttttatttctggTCTCTCTACTTGTGTGATTTAGGATCTTTGCAATTCTTTATGTGGTTGGGCATTCTGTGCAGGCTATCTGAGAGTATTTGATTACTCAAAAGAGCAATTAATATGTGGTGGGAAAAGCTATTATGGGGCTCTCTTATGTTGTGCTTGGAGGTAACAAGCAAATTGTTCATAGAATTATTAACATTTATTTTTCTAGCTTTTGAATATGATAAGGTCTTCTACTACTTGGGATAGACACCCTTTTTCAATAAATGTTCATCTTCAAAGTCATCTGCCAATATGTCATAAGCTGTTAATGGACAAACTTTATGCACAAGCATGAATTCTATATTTCTTTGAAGCTCTAATTCTATGATTTTTGATAAGGTTGTTTAAGAGAAACAATTAAAGTCGAGAAGTTTTCTCATGGGTGCTTTCCCCTGCCTTCTCATTCTTGAGGAAAAAAGTAGAGAATTTCTTACTCTTGTaatttctcttcatcttccttctTGTTGTCTCTTACATCCTTCCTGGCTTAGCTATGTATGATTGTACCTTGTACCAAGACTTGTGCATTACAGTTAACACTTCATATAATTCTCTTGGATCATTGCATATGCTCAAGATGGTTGCTGTTACTGTTTTCAGCCCAGatggaaaatatatattgactggtggtgaagatgatttaGTACAAGTCTGGAGCATGGAAGATCGGAAGATAGTAGCATGTGGGGAAGGGCATAATTCATGGGTAACTTTATTAACTTTGAATGTAAGTGCCTATTCCCAATATTAGAAGTCTCAAACATTTTGGTTGGCAGGTTAGTGGAGTCACTTTTGATTCTTATTGGTCTGTTCCAACTTCAGATGGAACAGGAGAGAATGTCATGTATCGGTTTGGATCAGTTGGGCAGGTAAAAGAATTGTGGTGTCATAAGTCTGTTGCCatgaacttttttctttttctgaattgTGGTACCATATTGGTTACTTgctggttttcttttttttgttaaaaagcTTATATTTCTGTGAAACttatataatttcatattataaaaagCATGATTTTTTAATCTCATGTTTGACACATCAGTGAAGACAGGGAAAGGTTACTAACCATAGTTGGTACACTAGCACTATGCCACTATCTAGTTAAATTACTGATGTTTCAATAACTTTGTATGACAGAGACTTGCCTGATAGATCAAATAGAGACCAGATGAACCTTTACTTGATATGTGAAATTTCTTTTggctttctctcttttttttcattaatgaaCAACTGGTGAATAAAAGTTGATCTTTGATTCTTCTTCCCAAAAACTTATTTCAGGTTGATTAGTATTTTAAGATGTCGTGGGTCCATAAGAAAACTGAGAAACTTGTTGCATTCGATAGGATTATCACATTACCGATTGTGTTTCACTGTTAGTGCATCCTTGGTGGGTCACATCAGTCCtacattttgtttatttgttgttaCTTTTAGGTTAAGATATTTCTAGTCTCAACCACTTTTTACCTTTGGAATATTTTTTCTAGGTTCATATTCTCTTTTTTTGGTGTTATTTGCCATGTGATGACATTTTGCTGTTGGCATTCAAAATACTTTGTATGTCTTATGTGTTCAAGCATGTGCATCATTGGTAGTTGCATCCTCAAATTCAATCTTTCCAGACCCACAATATGTTAAATGTTGCATTATTTACAAGTTCCTGAATTATTTCTCCCATGTTCTAACAGGATACACAATTGCTTCTCTGGGACCTGGTAATGGATGAAATTGTAGTGCCCTTGCGATATTGCCCTTCTGGTGGTTCGCCTACGCTCAGCAGTGGAAGTCCTTCCGCACATTGGGACAATATAATCCCCATTGGCACCCTTCAACCTGCTCCAAGCATGCGAGATGTCCCCAAACTTTCCCCGGTGGTTGCACACCGTGCACATATAGAACCCCTATCCGGCTTGATATTTACCAGTGAATCGGTTCTAACAATATGCCGAGAGGGGCATATCAAGAAATGGGTGAGGCCTGCCCAAGGAGATATAGGTCAATCAAATGGTTCGGAGGTTACCCTGATGAGCATCACCAGTTCAAACAATATGTGTGTCCCGACCATCAAACCTATCGGCTCTAACCATAAGCCACCGCCGGCTGTTCACCGTGACTGAAGTTTTTTAACTCAGCAAACCAGTCATGGCTCCAGATTTTTACTTGCCGGTGTTAATATGGTCTGTCTCATGCTCTTCCAGATCTCATGAGGCAAGCAAAGTGATTAAGttgttagttttattttctttttctttttatttcttaaagaTGTGATAGATTGCAGCATGCCAGTATTGCCATTTGTGTGGCATCAAAGGAAAATAATGGAGAACTTGAGCTTGTACAGGAACATACTATTTAACCTGATGGTGCATCACAACACCCATTAAACTATTAATTAACTTTATCAGTGACCAACATTTTGTGGGTTTCTATGAAAAGCATTAAGCGATCAtgtaaaatgatatttttttaaatttattttttagagcTATTAAAATTTTGGCAGCAGTATGTACTTGCTGTTATTTGATAATTACTGatgtggttttttttccttattaatatattattaaaaaaaataaaaaaaataaaaacgagTTAATTATGCTCCTATCTTGATTCTTTTCTATTGCAGAGGGTAGGGCTTGATTCTTTTCTATCTCAGAGggtagggctgtaaacgagccgagtaTCACTAGCTCGAGCTCGTTCaagccatttttttttgtgttcgAGCTCGGCTCGCTAAAAAGCTCAAGTAGTTTGAGCTCGGCTTGTTTAAGCTCGATTAGCTTGTATACaaaagtatttttgtaatttaatatagtttatataattatgtgtttttgtaatttatgtataaataatttaacattttatatataaaagctcgtttaggctcgcgagcctcaTGAGCTGAGTATTTTttggctcgagctcggctcgtgaAAAATCGAATTGAATTTGAGCATTAACCGAgccgatctcgagtagctcacgaGTACCTTGGCTCATTTACAACCCTAGCAGAGGGTTTCAGGGTGAAGATGGAAGAACCCATATCGATCATACTTCGAAGCTTGGAGATTCTTAAGTTCTCGTGTTGATGAGTCTAGTGGGGCTCCAACGTCTGAGGTGGCATAGGGATAAAGTTCGGGCCATGACTTTTTCTATAGTGGTGGGGAGTTGGAGGATGTCTTTGGGTCCCCGTTTATATTatctgcttttgtttttttcagtTGTTCTTCTGGTTGGGTATCACACCTagtagttttgtttcttttgttgtctTGTTTTTCTCCCGGGTGATGGAGGACCGTTTGTGctcttatcttttttaattgaaattttgatCTCCTCCCGAGTAATGGAGGATTGTTTgtgcttttatcttttttttaattgaagtgatttattttaaaaaacaaaaaaaaaccaagcatGCAACGATGTAATAAActaagattttttaattaaaataataaaaatacctcTCCCCTCTGCAACCAAAGTGAAATACAAACACTAAAAGCACAACCTGACATATTTAGAAGAACcaaataagaaattaaacttGAAAAATTCACTTGATAATTGAATTTTACAAGAATGCTTTCACATCAATACAATACAAACATCAACGTTCCAAATGGTACACATGACACAACATAATCATTTCTACAACACAATCATTTCTGCTTTTTGTAAACATAGCATTTAGCACAGCATAAGTAGATGACAAACTGCAGAGCGCTTAACCCAGCAAGAAGCCAATAAAAGTAATCCAAATGTGCACGGTTTAAATTGTTAGAGAACCAGCTATGCCCATCCTTACCAGTTACTTCATTAATAACTGAAATTAGAAATCCACTTATAAAACTCCCAATACCAAAGATGCTCAAATAGAGAGCAAGCCCAAGGCTCCTCAGTGAATCCGGCACTTGATCATAAAAGAACTCCTGCAAACCAACCATTGTGAAAACATCTGCAATTCCATACAAAACATACTGAGGAACCAACCACCACAAACTCATCGGTATGGTTGCCTGAGGCTTATCAACCAGACCGTAATCTTTGGCAGTTTGGAGCCTCTTCATCTCAACCAATGCCGCGATCACCATTGAGAGAATGGAGAGGACCATCCCTGTACCTATCCTCTGAAGCATGCTGATGCCTGAGGGAATGCCGGAGAATTTTCTAGTTATTGGAACTAGTATCCTATCGTAGATCGGAATGAACATGACAATG
Proteins encoded in this region:
- the LOC120270644 gene encoding receptor homology region, transmembrane domain- and RING domain-containing protein 6-like isoform X2, which encodes MALGKFRLSGSSLLFVIVLSHLLVELARGRVILIGKNVEKSFDDADANFTPEIKESGENGVLYLAEPRNGCSLLRSRAIEGSESSFVLIVRGGCTFDEKVRRAQEAGFKAAIVYDNEYRGALLSRNPEGINIHAVFVSRVSGEILKKYAHRRELTVWLIPSVESSAWSVMAISFILLLAFLVVLATCFFVRRQQIRRDRRRASRIQEFHGMSRQLVKAMPIVVFTTVLEDNCTSRTCAICLEDYNPGEKLRVLPCQHKFHASCVDSWLTTWRTFCPVCKQDARLSTSISPASERTPLLPNNASSPHSSFRLPSINASLAEFPRIQVDAGPTSSATTSWFCSLYSNSQIPSLSGSNNSLPYISRSSTDLSRILFQRSNLCYPSAPHPHGLAVTSLNPRLTSSLYIPSSSNVSSWYSVEPSSQQPLLRYCSEPGASFFAQSLRRH
- the LOC120270644 gene encoding receptor homology region, transmembrane domain- and RING domain-containing protein 6-like isoform X1, with amino-acid sequence MALGKFRLSGSSLLFVIVLSHLLVELARGRVILIGKNVEKSFDDADANFTPEIKESGENGVLYLAEPRNGCSLLRSRAIEGSESSFVLIVRGGCTFDEKVRRAQEAGFKAAIVYDNEYRGALLSMAGNPEGINIHAVFVSRVSGEILKKYAHRRELTVWLIPSVESSAWSVMAISFILLLAFLVVLATCFFVRRQQIRRDRRRASRIQEFHGMSRQLVKAMPIVVFTTVLEDNCTSRTCAICLEDYNPGEKLRVLPCQHKFHASCVDSWLTTWRTFCPVCKQDARLSTSISPASERTPLLPNNASSPHSSFRLPSINASLAEFPRIQVDAGPTSSATTSWFCSLYSNSQIPSLSGSNNSLPYISRSSTDLSRILFQRSNLCYPSAPHPHGLAVTSLNPRLTSSLYIPSSSNVSSWYSVEPSSQQPLLRYCSEPGASFFAQSLRRH